DNA from Thermovirga sp.:
ATAACCAGGGACGGTAAGCTCGCGCTCCGGGAGGTTCCTTCAGGCAACGCATCCGCCTGGGGTGTGGTCAGGGGGATTGTAAGGGTCCTGAGGCGCCGGGAATGACGGACCCTTCGCGCTATAAAAAAGCCGCCCCTTCGAAGGGGCGGCTTCGGATTTTGCGATGACGGGGACAAGCGGACACTAGAAGTTGGAGGCGGTCTTGATCCTCCCCGGGTAGGCCTCGAGACCTTCCTTGAGGATGTCCATGGCCTTGACCAGGTCCTCCTTCTTGAGAACGTAGGCCAGGCGGACTTCATCCCTGCCGAGGTTGGGCGTGGCGTAGAAGCCTTCGGCCGGAGCCATCATGACGGTCTCGTTATCAACATGGAAATCCTTCAGCATCCAGATGACGAACTTCTCGGCATTGTCGACGGGCAGCTTGGCCACCACGTAGAAGGCGCCCTTGGGCTCCTCGCAGATCACTCCGGGCATCTCCTTGATCTTGGAATAGAGTATGTCCCTGCGGGCCTGGTACTCCTTGTTGACCTCCTCCAGGTAGGACCTGGGCGTCTTGTAGAGGGCCACGGCCCCCACCTGCTCCAGGGTGGGCACGCAGAGCCTTCCCTGGGCCAGTTTCATGGTCTGTGCCATGA
Protein-coding regions in this window:
- a CDS encoding aminotransferase class I/II-fold pyridoxal phosphate-dependent enzyme → MAQTMKLAQGRLCVPTLEQVGAVALYKTPRSYLEEVNKEYQARRDILYSKIKEMPGVICEEPKGAFYVVAKLPVDNAEKFVIWMLKDFHVDNETVMMAPAEGFYATPNLGRDEVRLAYVLKKEDLVKAMDILKEGLEAYPGRIKTASNF